One Bombus pyrosoma isolate SC7728 linkage group LG11, ASM1482585v1, whole genome shotgun sequence DNA segment encodes these proteins:
- the LOC122572905 gene encoding zinc finger homeobox protein 4-like isoform X2 gives MPSSEPHPPQYHLQHHNIPPSHLQQHTSTAIGQHQLYQQLVAAHQQQQQHQQQQQQQQRQQQHGGPFQNSTYTQQKQEMSPEEEGGRGGGSPPAAGAALHQPHHPRTASPPSGTEPCTRDAIPTPTPIADTTTTTTTTTMTMQSQGQQQQQQEQQGPSPSPSPTGGDVERFDGKIVYNPDGSAYIIEGESELSEDDSLPDGCIVDGRGVSVPHSLVFPQIASAYYVSRLYAHQAYQQQQQQQQQRSVAQQHNPDLPVMHSYRVISYRSAEGSKQPPPPPAAPPPPAASVPVKPILMCFICKLSFGYAKSFVAHAQGEHQLTLMEDERQVLSHSTASAIIQAVGRGKQPLVSFLEPVTSSTCPQPSPAQMQNQQQQQRTESTDHETPTTTSTPASTPGVPSSPQQQQQQQQPQRPSPSTPTTPTSHSNHPLAYNHQQTQQHQWTGAQVSAASWAKAPDASGIHYTSPPPPASSTKGSPSSYAALTQQPPNFLTGTTIGVCPEHMQGRPSGVECPKCELILTSSRLAGPGGPLAGIHSRNSCKTLKCPKCNWHYKYQETLEIHMKEKHPESETSCIYCIAGQPHPRLARGETYTCGYKPYRCEVCNYSTTTKGNLSIHMQSDKHLNNMQELQQGGGGGSAANNPSSSQDAPMPTRSPHHQQNHSPHIAGQAGNQGKPKPTFRCDVCNYETNVARNLRIHMTSEKHTHNMLVLQQNVKHMQTLSVLQSHHQQTQHHHQQAQHQQQIEQLLHLGSLDKPQHAEAALADMAYNQALLIQMMTGGQLPPQLPPEVIGMASMGAMGNLGGDVGLSPDSMDPPPEPADPDPSHLYHCCVCNNFATDSLEALGHHLAVDRTRTREGEILALVAGHFVCKLCSYKTNLKANFQLHCKTDKHLQRLQHVNHVKEGGLRNEWKLKYLASPTSAAQLRCHACDYYTNSAHKLALHAASPRHEAAALLLRHLLEASANLPSQAKLYHCALCGFSARHRLPLLQHVRSLRHLQMEQLHQLHRRSGIQGNETPHTDIGDVFQVMSDPDAPPTQQPSPTMPTTPNATSANNERREEGSDCGSEVKQEPDNDQEPEQEPENEHEEVTCPYCTYQPTSREELRQHLQVAHVQDAEDKAEAVKEEPPPELLCPLCQDGFKERSALEKHVMQIHSVNADGLQRLLLLVDQSHWLNNNPRNTSTPAVTMPTSPTTTTKQPQEEDLSERGANEEIEELTRCTVCGRVCRSLEELQQHHRETHPATTPTLAVSEKHVYKYRCGQCSLAFKTLEKLQQHSQYHAIRDATKCALCGRSFRSVQALQRHLESAHADLHEDELAQYKQSLLHAHPLLQALTEEALRRQGNLVGEQNIEDDASKAEEEESDASDSSPFHKEQRLLEDYLNSQTVAEDSYHDPGRKFKCHRCKVAFTRQSYLTGHNKTLLHRKGEKMSYPMEKYLDPNRPYKCDVCKESFTQKNILLVHYNSVSHLHKLKRAMQEQGNNNTLISVVPPASPTESPDSQQDQDKKPYKCNICKVAYSQGSTLDIHMRSVLHQTRASKLPDLAASGQLDLARPLIEQPPPSSPNSPPVNTSTSGNSGTMLSCPRCSALFVNQEQLATHQQLYCIFSNPLALFQQLAASQQLASSTPAKTPPPSSTTPGPQQHMQQSTHSSQTTQDILSQPRHKTSQMYKHLLESFGFDLVMQFNENHQRRQRKEEEAAAALQAQQEQQKQEQQKQALAAQAAREREEEAEEHTDDDVIPELTRSTCQHCNKEFSSVWVLKAHCEEVHRDLVPREFLEKYAQQFKCEYEKKSVVVTVATSSSTSSGPRSSTPASSQPQDLSSDKEQREKEKEEVNENKDRVSKTPEATSTTPATTPALSNTPVSSTDSTTLTVLPTNPQHHIQQQQQQQQQQQQQQQQQQQQQQQHAQLTLAQQMTEMQAALNAMAASQLQQHFQQYPGLVMGMMGLPLGIPALAAMNLQPPLVPMMLPPPPYDGTATGYPPINAQADLLTKQHLALQQQQVAAANAAASQKRARTRITDEQLKILRAHFDINNSPGEEQILDMAAQSGLPPKVIKHWFRNTLFKERQRNKDSPYNFNNPPSTTLNLEEYEKTGEAKVTPLNSSVSGSSSSDDKSPNKQATPPPSTTNVNTSQASEIKQEIQEQPQCHVQQQSQHQEEQQHHSPGSSGGQQSRPHSPALSMSSVFSGIHQDVSSHASSTTNAPSTPMLPPKLTPQNFTSPNPGAGSVVPGAIAAMALTPQRSLSPGRGPTDYSFGGNTNGNNSSGGSSGKRANRTRFTDYQIKVLQEFFENNAYPKDDDLEYLSKLLGLSPRVIVVWFQNARQKARKVYENQPAAEPVTTGSREGDDGSGRFQRTPGLNYQCKKCLLVFQRYYELIRHQKTHCFKEEDAKRSAQAQAAAAQVAAVLSSEDSNSSSTTTTANAVSSNPTNTPALAEQLQQPLNTTTPPHHQQQTTMGQSHQQPQQQSQQQQQQQQQQQQQPQQPLQQQQSQSQTESKEGSFQCDKCNLMFGRFELWREHQLVHIMNPSLFPPAYPPDSPFGILQQQAMNAGVVMDSPHPLIAMMQDRKRKYDDFDEGTGGDSRSNSEHNEQPKDKRLRTTILPEQLDYLYQKYQVESNPSRKMLETIAREVGLKKRVVQVWFQNTRARERKGQFRAHSQVINKRCPFCPALFKVKSALESHLSSKHADQVARGEVNIDNIPDEELSMESAPSNPSTPNMMPPLFPPFNTDMEASLKKYYEESMKRYISELQAHASNGKQESANHQAGGNSGESPLDLSKPVDLSRPMKLSLGGLSNLLEEQHGAHFRGGSDCGPLTDLSERSICDDDSMSETTEFLDDESGPASPASSTQSSRQGPASAAPGSTAGPPVTGTGSGTGQSSGKRYRTQMSATQVKVMKSLFSDYKTPTMAECEMLGREIGLPKRVVQVWFQNARAKEKKARLAAGLPAEGSAVQPHRGPTGPDECRLCSVRYSPKSPLQEHVFSRRHIESVRVAVEEGSLVPPTPGAPIVPGGNSGAAGIGSSPVVGPGNQQAGQQQQSDENMMYGSLFLHPTAMFQPQQQQHPGTAAASAATTTAVSAVQVDHAGQVLSQPQSRPGHQQRLQV, from the exons ATGCCCTCCAGTGAGCCTCATCCCCCCCAGTACCACCTTCAGCACCACAACATTCCTCCCTCGCATCTTCAACAACACACGTCGACCGCGATCGGGCAACATCAGCTCTACCAGCAGCTGGTGGCGGCCCatcaacagcaacaacagcaccagcaacagcagcagcagcaacagagACAGCAGCAACACGGCGGGCCCTTCCAAAATTCCACGTACACGCAGCAAAAGCAGGAGATGAGCCCGGAGGAGGAGGGGGGTCGAGGGGGCGGGTCCCCCCCGGCAGCAGGGGCTGCGTTACATCAGCCCCATCACCCCCGGACAGCCAGTCCACCCTCGGGCACAGAACCCTGCACCCGCGATGCCATACCGACGCCTACACCGATCGCGGATACTACAACAACCACCACCACAACCACTATGACCATGCAGTCGCAGGGccaacaacagcaacagcaagaACAACAAGGTCCAAGCCCTAGCCCGAGTCCAACGGGTGGTGATGTGGAGAGGTTTGACGGGAAGATCGTCTACAATCCGGACGGTTCGGCGTATATTATCGAGGGAGAGAGTGAACTCAGCGAGGATGATTCGTTACCTGACGGTTGCATCGTAGATGGGCGCGGTGTTTCGGTTCCTCATTCGTTGGTATTTCCCCAAATCGCGAGCGCGTACTACGTTTCGAGACTGTACGCGCATCAGGCGTAtcagcaacaacagcagcagcaacaacaacgtTCGGTGGCGCAGCAGCACAATCCCGATCTTCCTGTGATGCACAGCTATCGGGTGATAAGTTACAGAAGCGCGGAGGGTAGCAAACAACCACCCCCTCCTCCGGCGGCACCACCACCTCCAGCAGCCTCGGTCCCCGTCAAACCTATTCTAATGTGTTTCATATGCAAGCTCAGTTTCGGCTACGCGAAGAGTTTCGTGGCACACGCTCAGGGTGAACATCAGCTTACCTTGATGGAAGACGAGCGACAGGTACTATCCCATTCAACCGCGTCAGCGATCATTCAAGCCGTGGGCAGAGGCAAGCAACCGTTGGTCAGCTTTCTCGAACCAGTGACGAGTTCCACTTGCCCGCAACCATCGCCCGCGCAGATGCAGAaccaacaacagcagcagcgtACCGAGTCCACCGATCACGAAACACCAACCACGACCAGTACGCCTGCCAGCACTCCCGGTGTACCGAGCAGTCcccagcaacaacaacaacaacagcaacctCAGAGGCCGTCACCTAGCACACCCACCACTCCCACTTCCCATTCGAATCATCCTCTCGCGTACAATCATCAACAAACGCAGCAGCATCAGTGGACCGGCGCCCAGGTGAGCGCCGCTTCCTGGGCCAAAGCACCTGACGCTTCCGGCATACACTACACGTCACCACCACCACCTGCTTCGTCGACGAAAGGCTCACCATCATCGTACGCCGCGCTGACCCAGCAACCACCGAATTTCCTCACAGGCACGACCATCGGTGTTTGCCCCGAGCACATGCAAGGAAGACCGAGCGGCGTCGAATGTCCTAAATGCGAACTGATTCTAACCAGCAGCAGATTGGCGGGTCCAGGCGGACCCCTGGCTGGAATTCACAGTAGAAACTCGTGCAAAACGCTCAAGTGTCCGAAATGCAATTGGCACTACAAGTACCAAGAAACTTTGGAGATCCACATGAAGGAGAAGCATCCCGAAAGTGAAACCTCCTGCATCTACTGCATCGCCGGACAACCGCACCCTAGGTTAGCACGTGGCGAGACTTACACTTGCGGTTATAAGCCCTACAGATGCGAAGTGTGCAACTATTCTACCACGACCAAGGGCAATCTCAGTATTCACATGCAGAGCGACAAACATTTGAATAACATGCAGGAATTGCAGCAGGGCGGCGGCGGTGGCTCGGCAGCGAACAATCCATCGTCATCGCAGGACGCACCGATGCCAACGAGAAGCCCGCACCACCAACAGAACCACAGTCCGCACATCGCTGGTCAGGCCGGGAACCAAGGGAAACCGAAGCCAACATTTCGCTGTGACGTCTGTAACTACGAAACGAATGTCGCCCGGAACCTAAGGATACACATGACTAGCGAGAAACATACGCACAATATGCTGGTCCTGCAACAGAACGTGAAGCACATGCAGACCCTGTCCGTGCTCCAGTCCCACCACCAACAGACACAACATCACCATCAACAAGCGCAACATCAACAGCAGATCGAGCAGCTACTTCATTTGGGTAGCCTGGATAAGCCTCAGCACGCGGAGGCGGCTCTCGCGGACATGGCTTACAATCAGGCTTTGCTGATCCAGATGATGACGGGTGGTCAATTGCCACCGCAGCTTCCACCAGAAGTTATAGGCATGGCTAGTATGGGAGCCATGGGTAACCTCGGTGGTGACGTTGGTTTGTCACCAGACAGCATGGATCCACCGCCCGAACCGGCTGATCCTGATCCTTCTCATCTGTATCATTGCTGCGTGTGCAACAATTTCGCCACCGATTCCTTGGAAGCTCTTGGCCACCATTTAGCAGTGGACAGAACGAGGACACGAGAGGGAGAAATCCTCGCGCTCGTAGCTGGCCACTTCGTTTGCAAACTTTGTTCCTACAAAACCAACCTGAAGGCTAACTTTCAATTGCACTGCAAGACAGACAAGCATCTCCAACGTTTGCAGCATGTAAACCATGTGAAAGAGGGCGGGCTTCGAAACGAGTGGAAGTTGAAGTACCTGGCCTCGCCCACGAGCGCCGCGCAATTACGTTGTCACGCGTGCGACTATTACACGAACAGCGCTCACAAATTGGCCCTGCATGCCGCGTCACCCAGGCACGAGGCTGCAGCCCTACTTCTTCGTCACCTGCTCGAGGCCAGTGCCAACTTACCATCCCAAGCGAAGTTGTACCACTGCGCTTTGTGTGGCTTCAGCGCGAGACACAGATTGCCTCTGTTGCAACATGTTCGATCACTCAGACATCTTCAAATGGAGCAGTTGCATCAACTTCACAGACGAAGCGGTATTCAAGGGAACGAGACACCGCACACTGATATCGGGGATGTTTTCCAAGTTATGAGCGACCCGGATGCTCCACCTACGCAACAGCCCAGTCCCACGATGCCAACCACACCGAATGCTACCAGTGCCAACAATG AACGACGAGAGGAAGGTAGCGACTGCGGTAGCGAGGTGAAGCAGGAGCCGGATAACGATCAGGAGCCGGAACAAGAGCCGGAGAACGAGCACGAGGAAGTCACCTGCCCGTATTGCACTTATCAGCCGACGTCGCGCGAAGAATTGAGGCAACATCTGCAAGTGGCTCATGTCCAGGATGCCGAGGACAAAGCGGAGGCCGTAAAGGAAGAGCCGCCGCCGGAATTGTTGTGCCCGCTGTGCCAGGATGGTTTCAAAGAGCGTTCCGCGCTCGAGAAGCACGTGATGCAAATACACTCGGTTAACGCGGACGGCTTACAACGACTGCTGTTACTGGTGGACCAGAGCCATTGGCTGAACAACAATCCGCGAAACACTTCGACTCCAGCCGTAACTATGCCGACTTCGCCGACTACCACCACGAAACAGCCGCAAGAGGAGGATTTGAGCGAACGTGGTGCCAACGAGGAGATCGAGGAGCTCACCAGATGCACCGTCTGCGGACGCGTGTGCCGCTCGTTGGAGGAACTACAGCAACATCACAGGGAGACTCATCCAGCCACCACACCCACGCTGGCCGTCAGTGAGAAACATGTTTACAAGTATCGATGCGGACAGTGTAGTCTCGCGTTCAAGACTCTGGAAAAGCTGCAACAGCACTCGCAGTATCACGCGATCCGGGATGCGACAAAATGCGCCCTCTGTGGACGATCGTTTCGCTCGGTCCAGGCTCTCCAAAGACACCTGGAGTCTGCTCACGCGGATCTACATGAAGACGAACTCGCGCAGTACAAGCAGAGCCTGCTGCACGCTCATCCGTTGCTTCAAGCTCTCACGGAGGAGGCTCTTCGCAGACAGGGGAATTTGGTTGGAGAACAGAACATTGAAGATGATGCCAGCAAGGCGGAGGAGGAAGAGAGTGACGCGAGCGACTCGTCACCATTTCACAAGGAGCAACGTCTTTTAGAAGATTATTTGAATAGTCAAACAGTGGCCGAGGACTCGTATCACGATCCGGGGAGAAAGTTCAAGTGTCATCGCTGTAAAGTCGCGTTTACCAGACAGAGTTACTTGACTGGGCACAACAAAACGCTGTTGCACCGCAAAGGGGAAAAGATGTCCTATCCCATGGAGAAGTATCTGGATCCTAATAGACCGTATAAGTGCGATGTTTGCAAGGAGAGTTTTACTCAGAAGAATATTCTGTTAGTTCATTACAACAGCGTGAGCCATCTACATAAGTTGAAGAGAGCGATGCAAGAGCAGGGTAACAACAACACGCTGATCTCTGTGGTACCGCCTGCTAGTCCTACGGAATCCCCCGATTCTCAGCAAGACCAGGACAAGAAACCTTACAAATGCAACATTTGCAAGGTAGCTTATTCTCAAGGCAGTACTTTGGACATTCACATGAGAAGCGTTCTGCACCAAACGAGGGCCAGTAAATTGCCAGATCTCGCTGCCAGCGGTCAGTTGGATCTTGCACGTCCATTGATCGAACAGCCTCCGCCAAGCAGCCCAAATAGTCCACCGGTTAACACCAGCACCTCTGGAAACAGCGGAACAATGTTGTCATGTCCTCGATGCAGTGCTCTTTTTGTCAATCAGGAGCAGCTTGCCACTCACCAACAGCTCTACTGCATATTTAGCAATCCATTGGCGTTGTTTCAACAACTAGCGGCATCTCAACAGCTCGCATCATCCACACCAGCGAAAACTCCACCTCCTTCATCTACAACACCTGGTCCACAACAACACATGCAGCAGAGTACACATTCTTCGCAAACAACCCAAGATATTTTGTCCCAGCCACGTCACAAGACGTCGCAAATGTACAAGCATCTTCTGGAAAGTTTCGGTTTCGATCTGGTGATGCAGTTCAACGAAAACCACCAAAGACGTCAGCGTAAAGAAGAAGAGGCTGCTGCGGCGCTCCAAGCTCAGCAAGAGCAACAGAAGCAGGAGCAACAGAAACAGGCACTAGCTGCTCAAGCTGCCcgcgaaagagaggaagaagctGAAGAACACACTGACGATGACGTTATACCAGAACTGACTAGAAGCACCTGTCAGCATTGCAACAAGGAATTTAGTAGCGTTTGGGTGTTGAAAGCTCATTGCGAAGAAGTACACCGTGATCTGGTGCCGCGCGAATTCTTAGAGAAATATGCTCAGCAATTTAAATGTGAATACGAGAAGAAGAGCGTTGTAGTGACTGTTGCAACGTCTTCGTCTACGTCGTCCGGACCTAGAAGCTCGACACCAGCTTCTAGCCAGCCGCAAGATCTCTCCTCGGATAAAGAACAAcgtgaaaaagagaaagaggaggttAATGAGAACAAAGATCGTGTCAGTAAGACTCCAGAGGCTACTTCTACTACTCCAGCAACGACTCCAGCATTAAGCAACACGCCAGTATCGAGCACAGATTCTACGACTCTAACTGTACTGCCGACCAATCCTCAGCACCATattcaacaacaacaacagcaacaacaacaacaacaacagcagcagcagcagcagcagcaacaacaacaacagcatgCACAGTTGACCCTTGCGCAACAGATGACTGAAATGCAAGCTGCTTTAAACGCAATGGCTGCGTCTCAACTGCAGCAGCATTTCCAACAGTATCCTGGACTGGTGATGGGTATGATGGGTTTACCGCTTGGAATACCTGCTTTGGCCGCTATGAATTTACAACCGCCTTTGGTACCGATGATGCTACCACCACCGCCGTACGATGGAACGGCTACCGGATATCCGCCCATCAATGCTCAAGCTGACCTCTTGACCAAGCAACATCTCGCCCTGCAACAACAGCAAGTAGCAGCC GCAAACGCGGCTGCCTCGCAGAAACGAGCGCGAACGCGCATAACCGACGAACAGCTAAAGATATTACGAGCACATTTCGACATCAACAATTCTCCCGGCGAGGAGCAGATTCTAGATATGGCGGCTCAAAGCGGGTTACCGCCGAAAGTGATCAAACACTGGTTCAGGAACACGTTGTTCAAAGAGCGGCAACGTAACAAGGACAGCCCGTACAACTTCAACAATCCGCCTAGCACTACTCTGAATCtcgaagaatatgaaaaaactGGAGAGGCAAAAGTGACACCGCTGAACTCTAGCGTATCTGGAAGCAGTTCCTCGGATGACAAAAGTCCAAACAAACAAGCAACACCGCCACCGTCAACCACGAACGTGAATACATCTCAGGCCagtgaaataaaacaagagaTTCAAGAACAGCCGCAGTGTCACGTGCAGCAACAATCGCAGCATCAAGAAGAACAGCAGCATCATTCCCCTGGAAGCTCCGGTGGACAGCAGTCGAGACCGCATTCACCGGCGCTCAGCATGAGCTCGGTCTTCTCTGGAATTCATCAAGATGTGTCATCGCACGCTTCATCGACAACCAACGCACCGAGCACTCCTATGCTCCCGCCAAAGTTGACACCACAAAACTTTACCAGCCCCAATCCCGGAGCTGGCAGCGTCGTTCCAGGCGCCATTGCGGCCATGGCTCTAACGCCCCAGAGATCCCTGAGCCCTGGCCGTGGACCAACCGACTACTCCTTCGGTGGAAACACCAATGGCAACAACTCGTCGGGTGGCAGCTCCGGGAAACGAGCTAACAGGACAAGATTCACCGACTACCAGATCAAAGTACTTCAGGAGTTCTTCGAAAACAACGCGTACCCAAAGGACGACGATCTGGAGTATCTGAGCAAGCTGCTTGGACTGAGCCCGCGCGTGATCGTGGTATGGTTCCAGAACGCTAGACAGAAAGCACGAAAAGTGTACGAGAATCAGCCAGCCGCTGAGCCAGTGACAACGGGCAGCCGCGAGGGCGACGACGGTTCAGGCCGCTTCCAGCGGACCCCAGGCTTGAATTACCAATGCAAGAAGTGTTTGCTGGTGTTTCAGAGATACTACGAGCTCATACGTCATCAGAAGACGCACTGCTTCAAGGAGGAGGACGCGAAGAGGAGCGCCCAAGCGCAGGCGGCCGCGGCCCAAGTTGCCGCGGTTCTCAGTTCCGAAGATAGCAACAGCAGTTCCACCACCACCACTGCTAACGCCGTCTCCAGCAACCCAACGAACACTCCCGCTCTCGCGGAACAGTTGCAGCAACCATTGAACACCACTACGCCTCCCCACCATCAACAGCAGACAACAATGGGACAGTCGCATCAACAGCCTCAGCAACAGtcgcagcagcagcagcagcagcagcagcagcaacaacaacaacctCAACAACCATTGCAGCAACAACAGTCGCAGTCGCAAACCGAGTCGAAGGAAGGTAGCTTTCAATGCGACAAGTGTAATTTGATGTTCGGACGATTCGAACTGTGGCGCGAACATCAGCTGGTACATATCATGAACCCATCCCTTTTCCCACCGGCTTATCCACCTGACTCACCTTTCGGGATTCTACAGCAACAAGCAATGAATGCAGGGGTAGTCATGGATAGTCCTCATCCTTTAATCGCTATGATGCAggacagaaagagaaagtacGATGATTTCGACGAAGGAACAGGAGGTGACAGCCGGTCGAACTCCGAGCACAACGAGCAGCCGAAAGACAAGCGATTGAGAACGACGATACTGCCCGAGCAGCTGGATTACTTGTACCAGAAGTACCAAGTCGAGTCGAATCCATCGAGAAAGATGTTAGAAACCATCGCTCGCGAGGTCGGTCTGAAAAAACGTGTTGTTCAAGTGTGGTTCCAAAATACACGTGCTAGAGAACGGAAAGGCCAGTTCCGCGCGCACAGCCAGGTGATCAACAAGCGTTGTCCGTTCTGTCCAGCGCTGTTCAAAGTGAAATCGGCGTTAGAATCCCATCTCAGCAGCAAACACGCCGATCAAGTCGCGCGCGGCGAagtaaatatcgataatatccCCGACGAAGAACTATCGATGGAGTCGGCTCCTTCGAATCCGAGCACGCCGAATATGATGCCTCCTCTGTTTCCACCTTTCAACACCGACATGGAGGCATCCTTGAAGAAGTATTACGAGGAGTCGATGAAACGATATATCAGTGAGCTGCAGGCACACGCCAGCAACGGTAAACAAGAAAGCGCAAACCATCAGGCAGGCGGTAACAGCGGTGAATCTCCTTTGGATCTGAGCAAACCGGTAGACCTGAGTCGCCCGATGAAACTGAGTCTCGGTGGACTGAGTAATCTTCTCGAAGAGCAACACGGCGCACATTTTCGCGGTGGTAGCGATTGCGGTCCATTGACCGACCTTTCCGAAAGAAGTATCTGCGACGACGACAGCATGAGCGAGACTACGGAATTCCTAGACGACGAGAGTGGACCGGCGAGTCCAGCCTCGAGCACACAGAGCTCCAGACAGGGACCCGCTTCGGCTGCGCCCGGAAGTACCGCGGGCCCGCCGGTTACCGGCACCGGCAGCGGAACAGGCCAGTCCAGCGGCAAGAGATACCGCACTCAAATGTCCGCTACCCAGGTGAAAGTGATGAAGTCGCTGTTCTCGGACTACAAGACGCCTACGATGGCCGAATGCGAGATGCTCGGGCGCGAGATCGGACTGCCGAAGCGCGTGGTTCAG